Proteins from one Streptosporangium becharense genomic window:
- a CDS encoding phosphotransferase enzyme family protein, protein MTIAAEAEGSLLVRAGAALGDACRRAGLDATGATLLRSFANTVYHLPAERAVVRLAEATTPGRYDRLVISVRVTQWLAEQGFPAIRPLPVKQPVAAEGFLATFWRHEEHIGPPPDPAQLGPLLRRLHDLPPVPFELPTHDPFGTVRRAIDASVVLDGDDRAWLLGRCEALAETYYERLEFALPYGLIHGDAHRGNMIRTLGGFVLCDWDGVCAGPREIDLIPTLQGVRFGLTERQRANFVEAYGYDATAWAGYPVLRDMRELQTLTTVLRNAHRDRAAREELRHRLDSLRAGDDRLWHPF, encoded by the coding sequence ATGACGATCGCGGCCGAGGCGGAGGGTTCGCTTCTCGTCCGGGCGGGTGCGGCGCTCGGTGACGCGTGCCGGCGGGCCGGTCTCGACGCCACCGGTGCCACGCTGCTGCGCAGCTTCGCCAACACCGTCTACCACCTGCCGGCCGAACGGGCGGTGGTGCGGCTGGCGGAGGCGACCACCCCCGGCAGGTACGACCGCCTGGTGATCTCGGTCCGCGTCACCCAGTGGCTGGCGGAGCAGGGTTTTCCCGCGATCCGGCCGCTGCCCGTCAAGCAGCCGGTCGCCGCGGAGGGGTTCCTGGCGACGTTCTGGCGGCACGAGGAGCACATCGGGCCGCCGCCGGACCCGGCGCAGCTCGGGCCGCTGCTGCGCAGGCTGCACGACCTGCCGCCGGTGCCGTTCGAGCTGCCCACCCACGACCCGTTCGGCACGGTGCGACGGGCGATCGACGCGAGCGTCGTGCTGGACGGCGATGACCGCGCCTGGCTGCTCGGCCGCTGCGAGGCGCTGGCCGAGACGTACTACGAGCGGCTGGAGTTCGCCCTGCCGTACGGGCTCATCCACGGCGACGCCCACCGCGGCAACATGATCCGCACCCTCGGCGGCTTCGTGCTGTGCGACTGGGACGGGGTCTGCGCCGGGCCGAGGGAGATCGACCTGATTCCGACACTGCAGGGGGTCAGGTTCGGGCTCACCGAGCGCCAGCGGGCCAACTTCGTCGAGGCGTACGGCTACGACGCCACGGCGTGGGCGGGCTACCCGGTGCTGCGCGACATGCGTGAGCTGCAGACGCTCACCACCGTGCTGCGCAACGCGCACCGCGACCGCGCGGCCCGCGAGGAGCTGCGGCACCGGCTCGACTCGCTGCGAGCGGGCGACGACCGACTGTGGCACCCGTTCTAG